AGAGTTGAAAAGAATATTCCAAATATTTTAAAAGGAAAAGGTTTGAACGATTAAAAGAATAGTTATGAATGAAGATAATAGAAAATTACAAAGTACAACTTTGCTAAAGTTTCCTATTGATTTGGTTTGGGAAGTTTGGACAAATCCAGAGCATATTGCAAATTGGTGGGGGCCAAATGGTTTTACTAATACCATTCATAAAATGGATTTTTTAGAAGATGGTGAGTGGAATTTAACCATGCACGGATCTGATGGAAAAAACTATCCTAATAAAAGTATTTTTAAAGAAATTATTCCGTTTGAAAAAATTGTGTTTGAGCATTTCAATCCGCATTTTATTACTACTGTTTTATTTCAATCTCAAAATTCGGAAACTGTATTAGACTGGTCGCTTTTATTTGATACCGAAGAAATGTTTGATATTGTGGTCAAAGCTCACAAAGCAGATCAAGGACAGAAAGAGAATTTAGAAAAGCTCGAAAAATATTTATCAGAATTAATTTCAAAATAAAGACATACGATTATGAGTGTTCAAAATAAAAAGCTATCACCAGATCAACAAGAATCATTGCTGAGTGTTTTGGAGAAACGTTTCGAAAATAATATGAATCGTCATAAAAATATCAAATGGGATCAAGTGTTGTCTAAGCTTAAAAATAATCCTAAAAAACTTTGGACTCTTGATGAAATGGAGCGCACAGAAGGAGAGCCTGATGTTGTAGCGTATGATGAAAAAACAAATGAATATATTTTTTTCGATTGTTCTGCAGAAAGTCCGAAAGGAAGAAGAAGTCTTTGTTATGATCACGAAGCATTGGAAAAACGCAAAGAAAATAAACCAAAAGACAGCGTCTTAAATTTAGCCTCAGAAATGGGGTTGAAAATTTTAAATGAGGAAGAATATCGAGAATTGCAAAAACTTGGCAAATTCGATACAAAAACGTCAAGCTGGATAGCGACACCCGATACTATTCGTAAACTAGGAGGTGCTATTTTTGCAGATTTCCGTTACGATACTATTTTTATTTATCACAATGGTGCAGAATCGTATTATGCGGCGAGAGGTTTTCGTGGTTCAGTGAGGGTTTAATTTATTAGAAAAATATATGATATTAGCTTTCGATACCTATTATTTTGATAACAAAGCAAAAACAGTCTGCCTTGAATTTTCTGAATACAATCAAAAAGAAAATTTTAAGGTTCATACCGAAATAATCGAAAATGTAGAAGAATATATTCCAGGAGAATTTTACAAAA
This is a stretch of genomic DNA from Flavobacterium endoglycinae. It encodes these proteins:
- a CDS encoding SRPBCC domain-containing protein, producing the protein MNEDNRKLQSTTLLKFPIDLVWEVWTNPEHIANWWGPNGFTNTIHKMDFLEDGEWNLTMHGSDGKNYPNKSIFKEIIPFEKIVFEHFNPHFITTVLFQSQNSETVLDWSLLFDTEEMFDIVVKAHKADQGQKENLEKLEKYLSELISK
- a CDS encoding DUF4256 domain-containing protein, encoding MSVQNKKLSPDQQESLLSVLEKRFENNMNRHKNIKWDQVLSKLKNNPKKLWTLDEMERTEGEPDVVAYDEKTNEYIFFDCSAESPKGRRSLCYDHEALEKRKENKPKDSVLNLASEMGLKILNEEEYRELQKLGKFDTKTSSWIATPDTIRKLGGAIFADFRYDTIFIYHNGAESYYAARGFRGSVRV